A single region of the Manihot esculenta cultivar AM560-2 chromosome 12, M.esculenta_v8, whole genome shotgun sequence genome encodes:
- the LOC110628846 gene encoding uncharacterized protein LOC110628846, which produces MIHSAVSPPLSLLSYPSFLCIPFSVPYPDMGNCLTSNQVVSHDEINHHHEQRMELEASGRVESSRKRKLVKFKLREEDKKENGSTGGGMRIRVVVTKEELKQILSQRNKDLKLSCVEQLARAVRLREMMRIHEAVGSSNGSWKPALESIPEDH; this is translated from the coding sequence ATGATTCACTCTGCTGTTTCTCCCCCTCTCTCCCTCTTATCTTATCCATCGTTTCTCTGCATACCCTTTTCGGTTCCATATCCAGACATGGGAAATTGCTTGACAAGCAACCAAGTTGTCTCTCATGATGAGATTAATCATCACCATGAGCAACGAATGGAGTTGGAGGCCAGTGGGCGAGTTGAGAGTAGTAGGAAGAGGAAGCTGGTGAAGTTCAAATTACGTGAAGAAGATAAGAAAGAAAATGGTAGTACCGGCGGAGGTATGAGGATTAGGGTTGTGGTGACTAAAGAAGAGTTGAAGCAAATCTTGAGTCAGAGGAATAAGGATTTGAAGTTGTCTTGTGTAGAGCAATTGGCAAGGGCAGTGAGGTTGAGAGAGATGATGAGGATTCATGAAGCGGTAGGAAGCAGCAATGGTAGTTGGAAGCCAGCTTTGGAGAGCATTCCTGAGGACCATTGA